A DNA window from Streptomyces sp. 71268 contains the following coding sequences:
- a CDS encoding glycoside hydrolase family 3 protein: protein MARGSHPELIRLANSVLQPGFVGTTAPDWVRRRIADGLGSVVLFGRNIETPEQVAALTSALREENPELIVAIDEEAGDVTRLDVRTGASWPGNLALGAIDDPDLTEQVARDIGRALRAIGVSLDYAPSADVNSNPMNPVIGVRSFGAETDLVARHTAAWVRGLQSAGVAACAKHFPGHGDTNVDSHHGLPIFTADAETITRVALPPFTAAMEAGVRTMMTAHMLIPAYDPELPATLSPTIINGVLRDQLGFTGLVVTDGIEMGAVSAKYGIAGATVKAVAAGADAVCVGGESAEESTTVDLAQALVDAVVDGTLSEERLADAADRVQKFAAWSADLARQADTATDESDIGLVAARRAVRVSRRPGTGAELPLAGAPHVVELSPTMNLAIDGRTPWGVADPLRALRPETTSVRLTEAELSDAGDLLDRAVLAPANGRELVIVVRDAARHRWMSQALAGLVSRRPDALVVEMGVPVDAPLGAVHLTTFGATRVSGIAVAEVLTGAA from the coding sequence ATGGCACGTGGCAGCCACCCGGAACTCATCAGGTTGGCCAACTCCGTCCTTCAACCGGGCTTCGTCGGCACCACCGCTCCTGACTGGGTGCGCCGCCGCATCGCCGACGGGCTCGGCTCCGTCGTGCTGTTCGGGCGCAACATCGAGACCCCCGAGCAGGTCGCCGCGCTGACCTCGGCGCTGCGCGAGGAGAACCCCGAACTCATCGTCGCCATCGACGAGGAGGCCGGCGACGTCACCCGGCTCGACGTGCGCACCGGCGCCTCCTGGCCCGGCAACCTCGCGCTCGGCGCCATCGACGACCCCGACCTCACCGAGCAGGTGGCCCGCGACATCGGCCGCGCGCTGCGCGCCATCGGCGTCTCCCTCGACTACGCGCCGAGCGCCGACGTCAACTCCAACCCGATGAACCCCGTCATCGGCGTGCGCTCCTTCGGCGCCGAGACCGACCTCGTCGCCCGGCACACCGCCGCCTGGGTGCGCGGCCTGCAGAGCGCGGGCGTGGCCGCCTGCGCCAAGCACTTCCCCGGCCACGGCGACACCAACGTCGACTCGCACCACGGCCTGCCGATCTTCACCGCCGACGCGGAGACCATCACGCGCGTCGCGCTGCCGCCGTTCACCGCGGCCATGGAGGCCGGCGTGCGCACCATGATGACCGCGCACATGCTCATCCCGGCCTACGACCCCGAGCTGCCCGCGACGCTGAGCCCGACCATCATCAACGGCGTGCTGCGCGACCAACTCGGCTTCACCGGCCTGGTGGTGACCGACGGCATCGAGATGGGCGCGGTCTCCGCCAAGTACGGCATCGCGGGCGCCACCGTCAAGGCGGTCGCCGCCGGCGCGGACGCCGTGTGCGTGGGTGGCGAGAGCGCCGAGGAGTCCACCACCGTGGACCTCGCCCAGGCGCTGGTGGACGCCGTGGTGGACGGCACGCTGTCCGAGGAGCGGCTGGCCGACGCCGCCGACCGGGTGCAGAAGTTCGCCGCCTGGTCGGCCGACCTCGCCCGGCAGGCCGACACCGCGACCGACGAGTCCGACATCGGCCTGGTCGCCGCCCGGCGCGCGGTGCGCGTCAGCCGCCGCCCCGGCACCGGCGCCGAACTCCCGCTGGCCGGCGCCCCGCACGTGGTCGAGCTGTCGCCGACCATGAACCTGGCCATAGACGGCCGCACCCCCTGGGGCGTGGCCGACCCGCTGCGCGCCCTGCGCCCGGAGACCACGTCGGTACGGCTCACCGAGGCCGAACTGTCCGACGCCGGCGACCTCCTGGACCGCGCCGTACTGGCCCCGGCCAACGGCCGCGAGCTGGTCATCGTCGTCCGCGACGCCGCCCGTCACCGCTGGATGTCGCAGGCCCTGGCCGGCCTGGTCAGCCGGCGCCCGGACGCCCTGGTGGTCGAGATGGGCGTGCCCGTGGACGCCCCGCTCGGCGCCGTCCACCTCACCACCTTCGGCGCCACCCGGGTCTCCGGGATCGCGGTGGCCGAGGTGCTCACCGGCGCCGCCTGA